A window of Blastomonas sp. SL216 contains these coding sequences:
- a CDS encoding CusA/CzcA family heavy metal efflux RND transporter translates to MLRKLVEASLNFRLVVAGLALAIAAIGAWSFANLPIDAFPDISSTQVKIILKAPGMTPEEVESRVITPIEMEMLGIPKQTVLRSVAKYAIADITIDFADGTDIYWARSQVAERLANATADLPATVEGGMAPISTPLSDMFMFTIEGPLSLTEKRRLLDWTVRPALRTVPGVADVNALGGMVETYEVQPDPAALAAAGLTIEDLKAAIESSNRNDGAGRLSVAEEALIVRSVGAIASLDDLASVVVRSAGGAVVRIGDVATVRMGSLTRYGAVTKNGKGEAVQGLVIGLRGADASKIVAGIKQRLGELQPTLPPGVTISAFYDRSDLIGRAVGTVEKALLEATILVVILLLLFLGDVRASVIVALALPMAALMTFIWMRSIGLTANLMSLGGLAIAVGMLVDGAVVVVENVVERLSDARHRGSTKLNAVFVATAEVATPVASGMAIIALVFLPLLTLEGLEGKLFAPVAMTIVLALLSALILSLTLVPVLAYFGLKRSEEHHDPALMRWMTPRYARLLDAGFAHPRRVFAAAGAALVLAGGAYAVTGKTFLPTMDEGSIIVQLTKLPSIGLGHSTAGDTKVQKALLADVPEIEAVIARVGSDELGLDPMSPNETDSFLKLKPREEWRRADKVWLTDQIRAVMHDFPGIEPTFTQPIEMRISEMLTGARGDLVIKLFGPDLKELSRLAGEIQGRLEKIEGTTEAMTVANDTVDYLQLDMDRVAAGRAGMPVDMLQDMMRANVEGVRAGTVSEGGRRVPVMIKGTGGDGMDPAIFADQLYRAPSGQLVRASDVAHIRQVAGPVKLEHENGSRYAMVQAFVGGRDLVGYVDDARRDIEANVKLPQGYRLVWGGQFENQQRASARLMVVLPISLVLIFLVLYATLASVRASLLILVNIPFAMVGGMVSLALAGEYLSVPASVGFIALLGIAVLNGLVMVTCFRQLREDGLSLEQAVRQGAVRRLRPVMMTATIAAFGLVPLLFATGPGSEIQRPLAIVVIGGLVSATMLTLILLPILYQRFGESRAEREAGTLAAAAGDAA, encoded by the coding sequence ATGCTGCGCAAACTCGTCGAAGCCTCGCTCAACTTCCGGCTGGTTGTCGCCGGGCTGGCGCTCGCGATCGCCGCGATCGGCGCGTGGTCATTCGCCAATCTGCCGATCGATGCCTTTCCGGATATCAGCTCGACCCAGGTCAAGATCATCCTCAAGGCCCCCGGCATGACCCCCGAAGAGGTCGAAAGCCGCGTCATCACGCCGATCGAGATGGAGATGCTGGGCATCCCCAAACAGACCGTGCTGCGATCGGTCGCCAAATATGCGATTGCCGATATCACCATCGATTTTGCCGATGGCACCGACATCTACTGGGCGCGCAGCCAGGTGGCCGAGCGGCTGGCCAATGCCACCGCAGACCTTCCCGCAACGGTCGAAGGCGGCATGGCCCCGATCTCCACGCCCTTGTCCGACATGTTCATGTTCACCATCGAGGGGCCGCTTTCGCTGACCGAGAAGCGGCGGCTGCTCGACTGGACCGTGCGTCCTGCGCTGCGCACCGTGCCGGGCGTGGCCGATGTCAACGCGCTGGGCGGCATGGTCGAAACCTATGAAGTGCAGCCCGATCCCGCCGCGCTGGCGGCTGCGGGCCTCACTATCGAGGACCTGAAGGCCGCGATCGAATCCAGCAACCGCAACGATGGGGCAGGGCGGCTCAGCGTCGCCGAAGAGGCGCTGATCGTCCGTTCGGTCGGAGCGATCGCTTCGCTCGACGATCTTGCCTCGGTCGTGGTGCGCAGCGCGGGCGGCGCGGTGGTGCGTATCGGCGATGTCGCCACCGTGCGGATGGGGAGCCTGACCCGCTATGGCGCGGTGACCAAGAACGGCAAGGGCGAGGCGGTGCAGGGGCTGGTCATCGGCCTGCGCGGCGCGGATGCCAGCAAGATCGTCGCCGGGATCAAGCAGCGGCTCGGCGAATTGCAGCCAACCCTGCCGCCCGGTGTTACCATTTCAGCCTTTTATGACCGGTCCGACCTGATCGGCCGGGCCGTCGGCACGGTGGAAAAGGCGCTGCTCGAGGCGACGATCCTGGTGGTCATCCTGCTGCTGCTCTTCCTGGGCGATGTGCGCGCATCGGTGATCGTCGCGCTCGCCCTGCCGATGGCGGCGCTGATGACCTTCATCTGGATGCGCAGCATCGGCCTGACCGCCAATCTGATGAGCCTGGGGGGCCTGGCCATTGCGGTCGGCATGCTGGTCGATGGCGCGGTGGTGGTGGTCGAGAATGTCGTCGAGCGGTTGTCCGACGCCAGGCACCGTGGCTCTACCAAGCTCAACGCGGTGTTCGTCGCCACCGCCGAAGTCGCCACCCCGGTCGCCTCGGGCATGGCGATCATCGCGCTCGTCTTCCTGCCGCTGCTGACGCTCGAGGGGCTGGAGGGCAAGCTGTTCGCACCGGTGGCGATGACCATCGTGCTCGCCCTGCTTTCGGCCCTGATCCTGTCGCTGACGCTTGTGCCGGTGCTCGCCTATTTTGGCCTCAAGCGCAGCGAGGAGCATCATGACCCTGCGCTGATGCGCTGGATGACCCCGCGTTATGCGCGGCTGCTCGACGCTGGCTTTGCGCATCCGCGCCGGGTTTTCGCGGCTGCGGGCGCGGCGCTGGTGCTGGCGGGCGGGGCCTATGCCGTCACCGGCAAGACCTTCCTGCCGACCATGGATGAAGGCTCGATCATCGTGCAGCTGACCAAATTGCCCAGCATCGGCCTGGGTCACAGCACCGCAGGCGACACGAAGGTGCAGAAGGCGCTGCTCGCCGATGTGCCCGAGATCGAGGCGGTGATTGCCCGCGTCGGCAGCGACGAGCTCGGGCTCGACCCGATGAGCCCCAACGAGACCGACAGCTTCCTCAAACTGAAGCCGCGCGAGGAGTGGCGCAGGGCGGACAAGGTGTGGCTAACCGACCAGATCCGCGCGGTGATGCACGATTTTCCGGGCATCGAACCCACCTTCACCCAGCCGATCGAGATGCGCATCTCAGAGATGCTGACCGGCGCGCGCGGCGACCTTGTCATCAAGCTTTTCGGCCCAGACCTCAAGGAACTCTCGCGGCTGGCAGGCGAAATCCAGGGCAGGCTGGAGAAGATCGAGGGCACGACCGAAGCGATGACCGTCGCCAACGATACCGTCGATTATCTTCAGCTCGACATGGACCGCGTCGCCGCCGGACGGGCAGGGATGCCGGTCGACATGCTGCAGGACATGATGCGCGCCAATGTCGAGGGCGTGCGCGCCGGAACGGTGAGCGAGGGCGGCCGCCGCGTCCCGGTGATGATCAAGGGCACCGGCGGCGATGGCATGGACCCGGCGATCTTTGCCGACCAGCTCTATCGCGCGCCCTCGGGCCAGCTCGTCCGCGCCAGCGATGTAGCGCATATCCGCCAGGTTGCAGGACCGGTGAAGCTGGAGCACGAAAATGGCTCGCGCTACGCGATGGTCCAGGCCTTTGTCGGCGGGCGCGATCTGGTCGGCTATGTCGATGATGCCAGGCGCGATATCGAGGCCAATGTGAAGCTGCCCCAGGGCTATCGCCTGGTCTGGGGCGGGCAGTTCGAGAACCAGCAGCGCGCCTCGGCGCGGCTGATGGTAGTGCTGCCGATCTCGCTCGTGCTGATCTTCCTGGTGCTCTACGCGACACTCGCGTCGGTGCGCGCTTCGCTGCTGATTCTGGTCAACATCCCGTTCGCGATGGTCGGCGGCATGGTCTCGCTGGCGCTGGCAGGCGAATATCTCTCGGTCCCGGCCTCGGTCGGGTTCATCGCCTTGCTCGGCATCGCGGTGCTCAACGGGCTGGTGATGGTCACCTGCTTCCGCCAGCTGCGCGAGGATGGCTTGAGCCTCGAACAGGCGGTCCGGCAGGGCGCGGTGCGGCGGCTGCGCCCGGTGATGATGACCGCGACCATCGCTGCGTTCGGGTTGGTGCCGCTGCTGTTTGCAACGGGCCCGGGTTCCGAGATCCAGCGGCCGCTCGCCATCGTCGTCATCGGCGGACTGGTCAGCGCCACCATGCTGACATTGATCCTGCTGCCCATTCTCTACCAGCGGTTCGGCGAAAGCCGGGCCGAGCGCGAGGCGGGTACGCTGGCCGCTGCTGCGGGAGACGCAGCATGA
- a CDS encoding TolC family protein, giving the protein MIARFTLMAALLAATTPALAQPGLPPEPQVREALDQHPSVLAAMARVEAARADGEALRAGPHEFMLTTSAIQRTVDRDGRYAEFDASLSRPIRLPGKARLDRQAGASGVEAAENRMEDARHQAALLLADYWWDWLGAAAEEQIDAQAAANLERSLTSIRRRAELRDAAPMEVDQAEAALGSARLQVQQSAGRAALAKARLQAQFPGFVLPAAPGELPLPEMPQASLAELGRLVIDRSHEIGAAKAEAERLQALADRARRDRIADPSIGVRAFSERSGQETGLGVIATIPLGGRHRSALADRAGSEAAAAAAEATAVSFDVQEMADTDVVNADAAWQAWLRSRDGAKAQVAAVLKMRKGYDLGAIDLADLLLAERQTQDMFRAEVQARTAALRAITRILIDSHSIWIGDEL; this is encoded by the coding sequence ATGATCGCCCGGTTCACGCTGATGGCCGCGCTGCTGGCCGCCACCACGCCCGCGCTGGCGCAACCCGGCTTGCCGCCCGAACCCCAGGTGCGCGAGGCGCTCGACCAGCATCCTTCGGTGCTTGCCGCCATGGCGCGGGTCGAGGCTGCGCGCGCCGATGGCGAGGCGCTGCGCGCCGGACCGCACGAGTTCATGCTGACCACCAGCGCCATCCAGCGCACGGTCGATCGCGACGGGCGCTATGCCGAGTTCGATGCGTCCCTGAGCCGCCCGATCCGGCTGCCCGGCAAGGCGCGGCTCGACCGGCAGGCTGGCGCATCGGGCGTCGAGGCGGCCGAAAACCGCATGGAGGACGCGCGGCATCAGGCAGCGTTGCTGCTTGCCGATTATTGGTGGGACTGGCTGGGCGCCGCTGCGGAAGAGCAGATCGATGCCCAGGCCGCCGCCAATCTGGAACGATCGCTTACAAGCATCCGCCGCCGGGCCGAGCTGCGCGATGCCGCTCCGATGGAGGTCGATCAGGCCGAAGCGGCATTGGGCTCCGCGCGATTGCAGGTACAGCAATCGGCCGGCCGGGCAGCGCTGGCCAAGGCGCGGCTGCAGGCGCAGTTTCCGGGCTTTGTCCTGCCGGCTGCCCCAGGCGAGCTGCCGCTGCCCGAAATGCCGCAGGCCAGCCTTGCCGAACTGGGCCGCCTGGTCATTGATCGCAGCCATGAGATTGGCGCGGCGAAGGCGGAGGCCGAGCGGTTGCAGGCGCTGGCCGATCGCGCGCGCCGTGATCGCATCGCCGACCCCAGCATCGGGGTGCGCGCGTTCAGCGAGCGCAGCGGGCAGGAAACCGGATTGGGGGTCATCGCCACGATACCCCTGGGTGGCCGGCACCGCAGCGCGCTCGCCGACCGTGCGGGCAGCGAGGCAGCCGCTGCGGCTGCCGAAGCCACCGCCGTCAGCTTTGACGTTCAGGAAATGGCCGATACCGATGTCGTGAATGCCGATGCCGCCTGGCAGGCCTGGCTGCGCAGCCGTGACGGCGCGAAGGCGCAGGTCGCTGCCGTGCTGAAGATGCGCAAGGGCTATGATCTGGGCGCGATCGACCTTGCCGATCTGTTGCTGGCCGAACGGCAGACGCAGGACATGTTCCGTGCAGAGGTGCAGGCGCGCACCGCCGCGCTGCGCGCGATCACCCGCATCCTGATCGACAGCCACAGCATCTGGATCGGCGACGAGCTCTAG
- a CDS encoding gluconate 2-dehydrogenase subunit 3 family protein — protein MHSPIEIDRRAALHGIMLLLGATAVAGCGYQPGSDKRVTLGKAQIELLDLVSDTIIPKTDTPGAVEAGVPKRLAAMYSDWASDKTRKALSGALDRIDAGARASTGKAFGQLSADERLAYLRGHEAAALKPVPPKPGAPKGSFIAPVVSVADVGYHTLKQLVATLYFSSEVGLTQELIYEHVPGPWQPSIAITPDMRPFSTLGPF, from the coding sequence ATGCATTCACCCATCGAGATTGACCGGCGCGCCGCGCTGCACGGCATCATGCTGCTGCTGGGCGCGACCGCGGTGGCGGGCTGCGGCTATCAGCCGGGATCGGACAAGCGGGTGACGCTGGGCAAAGCACAGATCGAGCTGCTCGACCTGGTTTCCGATACGATCATCCCGAAGACCGATACGCCGGGCGCGGTCGAGGCCGGAGTGCCCAAGCGGCTGGCCGCGATGTACAGCGACTGGGCATCGGACAAGACCCGCAAGGCGCTGTCGGGCGCGCTCGACCGGATCGACGCTGGCGCAAGGGCCTCGACCGGCAAGGCCTTCGGGCAATTGTCGGCCGACGAGCGGCTGGCCTATCTGCGGGGGCATGAGGCAGCTGCGCTCAAGCCCGTTCCGCCCAAGCCCGGCGCGCCCAAGGGCAGCTTCATCGCGCCGGTCGTCTCGGTTGCCGATGTCGGTTACCACACGCTCAAGCAGCTGGTCGCGACGCTCTATTTCAGCAGCGAGGTGGGGCTGACCCAGGAGCTGATCTACGAGCATGTGCCGGGGCCATGGCAGCCATCGATCGCGATCACGCCGGATATGCGTCCCTTTTCCACGCTCGGCCCATTCTGA
- a CDS encoding GMC family oxidoreductase — MSFDAIVIGSGMSGGMAAKELCERGLKVLVLERGKEIDPAKDYMDHQMPWEFANNMQVPEDEVARDYPVQSQCYAFNGATRKFWAKDSEQPYSTPEDKPFTWIRGDHLGGRSVMWGRQSYRLSEMDFEANAKDGHGTDWPIRYADLAPWYDHVERFIGVAGSREGLPQLPDGEFLPAFELNDAEKQFKAVVESRFAGRKVISGRTANLSVAQPHHEELGRASCQNRSICERGCSFGAMHSSLSSSLPAARRTGNLTVVTDAIVHSIEHDPKTGRATGVRVIDAKTSEGRTYQARIIFLNASTIGTAQVLLNSVSEAHPRGLANGSDQVGRNLMDHMYALITIAMFPGPEDRYYRGRRPTGLYIPRFRNVTEPGEGFVRGYGYQGGVSRAGWRGAALQPGVLGAEIKQRAHTIGPWTAFLGGFGEMLPNPENRVTLHASRKDKWGMPIPHIDCAHGPNEKAMIKHILADARDMLEAAGGKVVMQSSEPGKPGLGIHEMGTARMGRDPATSVVNGFNQAHEVPNLFITDGAAMASSGCQNPSLTYMALSARAADHAVKLMKDNVL; from the coding sequence ATGTCTTTTGATGCGATTGTCATTGGCTCGGGGATGAGCGGGGGGATGGCCGCCAAGGAATTGTGCGAACGCGGCCTGAAGGTGCTGGTGCTGGAAAGGGGCAAGGAAATCGACCCCGCCAAGGATTATATGGACCACCAGATGCCCTGGGAGTTCGCCAACAACATGCAGGTGCCCGAGGACGAGGTCGCACGCGATTATCCGGTGCAAAGCCAGTGCTATGCGTTCAATGGTGCAACCCGGAAATTCTGGGCCAAGGACAGCGAACAGCCCTATTCCACCCCCGAAGACAAGCCGTTCACCTGGATACGCGGCGATCATCTCGGCGGGCGCTCGGTCATGTGGGGGCGGCAGAGCTATCGCCTGTCCGAAATGGACTTCGAGGCGAATGCCAAAGACGGGCACGGCACCGACTGGCCGATCCGCTATGCCGATCTTGCGCCATGGTATGATCATGTCGAACGGTTCATCGGGGTGGCGGGATCGAGGGAAGGCCTGCCCCAGCTTCCCGATGGCGAGTTTCTGCCCGCGTTCGAGCTCAACGATGCCGAAAAGCAGTTCAAGGCGGTGGTGGAATCGCGCTTTGCCGGGCGCAAGGTGATCTCCGGGCGCACGGCGAATCTTTCAGTCGCGCAGCCGCATCACGAGGAGCTGGGCCGGGCCAGCTGCCAGAACCGGTCGATCTGCGAACGCGGGTGCAGCTTTGGTGCTATGCATTCCAGCCTCAGTTCCTCGCTGCCGGCAGCCAGGCGGACGGGCAACCTCACCGTCGTCACCGACGCGATCGTGCATTCGATCGAGCACGATCCCAAGACCGGGCGCGCCACCGGCGTTCGGGTGATCGATGCGAAGACCAGCGAAGGCCGCACCTATCAGGCGCGCATCATCTTTCTCAACGCCTCGACCATCGGCACCGCGCAGGTGCTGCTCAATTCGGTGAGCGAGGCGCATCCGCGCGGCCTTGCCAATGGATCGGACCAGGTGGGGCGCAACCTGATGGACCATATGTACGCGCTGATCACCATCGCGATGTTCCCGGGGCCCGAGGACCGCTATTATCGCGGGCGCCGTCCGACGGGGCTGTACATCCCGCGCTTCCGCAACGTTACCGAGCCGGGCGAGGGTTTCGTGCGCGGCTATGGCTATCAGGGGGGCGTTTCGCGAGCCGGGTGGCGCGGGGCGGCGCTGCAACCTGGCGTGCTGGGGGCCGAGATCAAGCAGCGCGCGCACACGATCGGGCCGTGGACCGCGTTTCTCGGCGGCTTTGGCGAGATGCTGCCCAATCCGGAGAATCGCGTGACACTGCATGCCTCACGCAAGGACAAATGGGGCATGCCCATTCCGCATATCGATTGCGCGCACGGGCCCAATGAAAAGGCGATGATCAAGCATATCCTGGCCGATGCCAGGGACATGCTGGAAGCCGCCGGGGGCAAGGTGGTGATGCAGTCGAGCGAACCGGGCAAGCCGGGGCTTGGCATCCACGAAATGGGGACCGCGCGCATGGGGCGCGATCCGGCAACATCGGTGGTCAACGGCTTCAACCAGGCGCATGAGGTGCCCAATCTGTTCATCACCGATGGCGCGGCGATGGCATCATCGGGCTGCCAGAACCCCTCGCTGACCTATATGGCGCTGTCTGCGCGCGCGGCGGACCATGCGGTCAAGCTGATGAAGGACAATGTGCTGTGA
- a CDS encoding ThuA domain-containing protein — MRLTLIRSLALAGLALALPGQVRAQAVTDCPMRDMPFSAESPLIDVLLNPQARALTQAATGQDFDKTPPAFTGTTPPTFAAILTVRKFAAFVGVPESAIAPLDARLRLLPVTAEDKVKRCQRYDNDRPDIRLPNDGKPRLLLFEKIIGFKDTPSVNAAHAAFIAMAERKGWHVVATDKAGAFHPRTLGQFDAVIWNNISGDVLTLSQRKAFKRFLQRGGGFVGIHGSAGDPAWFWDWYADDLLGARFTGHPMNPQLQEARIAVNPDHPLAKALPREWRMTDEWYSFGTNPRRIGAQVLLTLDESTYSPVGIKGEDLRMGDHPLAWTHCIGKGRMFYSAIGHAPDTYAQPQNVAMLEAAIAWAASDRKACK; from the coding sequence ATGCGGCTGACACTGATCCGCTCGCTCGCGCTTGCTGGACTCGCGCTGGCATTGCCCGGCCAGGTCCGCGCACAGGCGGTGACCGATTGCCCGATGCGCGACATGCCCTTTTCCGCCGAAAGCCCGCTGATCGACGTGCTGCTGAACCCCCAGGCGCGGGCGCTGACCCAGGCTGCCACCGGGCAGGATTTCGACAAGACGCCGCCCGCCTTTACCGGCACCACCCCGCCGACCTTCGCTGCGATCCTGACGGTGCGCAAGTTTGCAGCCTTTGTCGGCGTGCCCGAGAGCGCCATCGCGCCGCTGGACGCCCGGCTGCGCTTGCTGCCCGTCACCGCCGAAGACAAGGTGAAGCGCTGCCAGCGCTATGACAATGATCGGCCCGATATCCGCCTGCCGAACGATGGCAAGCCGCGGCTGCTGCTGTTCGAGAAGATCATCGGCTTCAAGGATACGCCCTCGGTCAACGCAGCTCACGCTGCGTTCATCGCCATGGCCGAGCGCAAGGGCTGGCATGTCGTTGCGACCGACAAGGCCGGTGCGTTCCATCCGCGCACGCTCGGTCAGTTTGATGCGGTGATCTGGAACAATATTTCGGGCGATGTGCTGACCCTGTCGCAGCGCAAGGCGTTCAAGCGATTCCTGCAGCGCGGCGGGGGATTTGTCGGCATTCATGGATCGGCGGGTGATCCGGCCTGGTTCTGGGACTGGTATGCCGATGACCTGCTTGGCGCGCGCTTCACCGGCCACCCGATGAACCCGCAGCTTCAGGAAGCGCGGATCGCCGTCAATCCCGATCACCCGCTGGCCAAGGCGCTGCCGCGCGAATGGCGGATGACCGATGAATGGTACAGCTTCGGCACCAACCCCCGGCGCATCGGCGCGCAGGTGCTGCTGACGCTGGATGAAAGCACCTACAGCCCGGTCGGCATCAAGGGGGAAGATCTGCGCATGGGCGATCATCCGCTGGCCTGGACACACTGTATCGGCAAGGGGCGCATGTTCTATTCGGCTATCGGCCACGCACCGGACACGTACGCCCAGCCGCAGAATGTCGCCATGCTGGAGGCCGCCATCGCCTGGGCGGCGAGCGATCGGAAAGCCTGCAAGTGA
- a CDS encoding efflux RND transporter periplasmic adaptor subunit: protein MLTKLGSWVKRHKVWSALIALVLLFIVYRIVRPTPHEYEYISETVARGEVQRVVSASGKVRALNTIKVGTEVSGQVTKVYVDFNSPVTAGQVLAEIDPTRVRARVQQIEAQVALARAGLQQTVANVARARAELQIQERDFARQKSLAERGFVSKANLDAAQTRLNSARNALEVATAQTQSGDAQIRQANAELSSARLDLTRTVIIAPASGVIINKLVEPGTTVAASFQTPNLFEIAADTTKMQVEASVDEADIGQIVEGQDVNFTVDSYPDDVFRAKVRQIRKAPVETQNVVSYLVIIDVDNLDGKLLPGMTANVEIITGAKRNVLRVPTNALRFRPKPADRGEPQQPAEPSRNDSPRQVLYLVSTDPYRPTRKPVKIGLQGDDYTEIVSGIKSGDKVLVRTKSLKPRPESEDTEDDDSAAS, encoded by the coding sequence ATGCTGACGAAACTGGGTTCCTGGGTTAAACGGCATAAGGTCTGGTCTGCGCTGATTGCGCTGGTGCTGCTGTTCATCGTCTATCGGATCGTGCGCCCGACGCCGCACGAATACGAATATATCAGCGAGACCGTGGCGCGCGGCGAGGTGCAGCGCGTGGTGTCGGCCAGCGGCAAGGTTCGCGCGCTGAACACGATCAAGGTGGGCACCGAAGTGTCTGGCCAGGTCACCAAGGTCTATGTCGATTTCAATTCCCCGGTCACGGCAGGCCAGGTGCTGGCCGAGATCGATCCGACGCGCGTCCGCGCCCGGGTGCAGCAGATCGAGGCGCAGGTGGCGCTGGCGCGGGCAGGGCTGCAGCAGACGGTGGCCAATGTCGCCCGCGCGCGCGCCGAGCTGCAGATCCAGGAGCGCGATTTCGCCCGGCAGAAGTCGCTGGCCGAGCGCGGCTTCGTCTCCAAGGCCAATCTCGATGCGGCGCAGACCCGGCTGAACAGCGCGCGCAACGCGCTGGAAGTGGCGACGGCGCAGACGCAGAGCGGCGATGCGCAGATTCGCCAGGCCAATGCAGAGCTTTCCTCGGCGCGGCTTGACCTCACCCGCACCGTCATCATCGCGCCCGCCAGCGGCGTAATCATCAACAAGCTGGTCGAGCCGGGCACGACCGTCGCGGCCAGCTTCCAGACGCCCAATCTGTTCGAGATCGCGGCGGACACCACCAAGATGCAGGTCGAAGCCTCGGTCGACGAAGCCGATATCGGCCAGATCGTCGAGGGGCAGGACGTCAACTTCACCGTCGACAGCTATCCCGACGATGTGTTCCGCGCCAAGGTTCGGCAGATCCGCAAGGCGCCGGTCGAGACGCAGAATGTCGTCAGCTATCTCGTCATCATCGATGTCGACAATCTCGACGGCAAGCTGCTGCCGGGCATGACTGCGAATGTCGAGATCATCACCGGGGCGAAGCGCAACGTGCTGCGCGTGCCGACCAACGCGCTGCGCTTCCGCCCGAAGCCGGCGGACCGGGGCGAGCCGCAACAGCCTGCCGAGCCCTCGCGCAACGATAGCCCGCGCCAGGTGCTGTACCTCGTCAGCACAGACCCCTATCGCCCGACCCGCAAGCCGGTGAAGATCGGGCTGCAGGGCGATGATTATACCGAGATCGTGTCGGGCATCAAAAGCGGCGACAAGGTGCTGGTGCGGACGAAGTCGCTGAAACCGCGGCCCGAGAGCGAAGATACGGAAGACGATGACAGCGCCGCTTCTTGA
- a CDS encoding ABC transporter ATP-binding protein: MTAPLLETHDLVKNYMIGGELVHAVNGVSLRIDQGEFVAIMGASGSGKSTFMNMIGCLDVPTSGTLMLDGIDTRTLNSDELAEIRNRKIGFVFQQFNLLARTSALDNVAVPLIYAGVRPAERRQRAQARLEAMGLAHRMQNTPAKLSGGQQQRVAIARALVTNPLILLADEPTGALDTQTSLDIMGIFQKLNDEGITLIVVTHEPDIAEYAARRIVFRDGKVIEDAAVTSRRRAVAP, encoded by the coding sequence ATGACAGCGCCGCTTCTTGAGACGCACGATCTGGTCAAGAACTACATGATCGGCGGCGAGCTGGTGCATGCCGTCAACGGGGTGTCGCTGCGCATCGACCAGGGCGAGTTCGTCGCGATCATGGGGGCGAGCGGATCGGGCAAGTCGACCTTCATGAACATGATCGGCTGCCTCGATGTGCCGACATCGGGCACGCTGATGCTCGACGGCATCGATACGCGCACGCTGAACAGCGATGAGCTGGCGGAAATCCGCAATCGCAAGATCGGCTTCGTGTTCCAGCAGTTCAACCTGCTCGCGCGGACCAGCGCGCTCGACAATGTCGCGGTGCCGCTGATCTATGCCGGGGTCCGTCCCGCCGAACGCCGCCAGCGCGCGCAGGCCAGGCTGGAAGCGATGGGCCTTGCGCATCGCATGCAGAACACGCCTGCAAAGCTTTCCGGCGGCCAGCAGCAGCGCGTGGCGATCGCGCGGGCGCTGGTCACCAATCCGCTGATTCTGCTGGCTGACGAGCCGACCGGCGCGCTCGACACCCAGACCTCGCTCGACATCATGGGCATCTTCCAGAAGCTCAATGATGAAGGGATTACGCTGATCGTCGTCACGCACGAGCCCGATATCGCCGAATATGCCGCGCGGCGGATCGTTTTCCGCGATGGCAAGGTGATCGAGGATGCCGCGGTGACCTCGCGCCGCCGGGCGGTCGCGCCATGA